A stretch of the Actinomycetes bacterium genome encodes the following:
- a CDS encoding substrate-binding domain-containing protein, whose protein sequence is MAERAAGPQGTSPGRARGSRLVALIVPGLTKPIAFARAVDDGLAQHGYTLVLCTPTPGGATEDDFVDVLLDRGVTGLVFVAGRHADSTADHGRYRQLAGRGLPLVLVNGFLPDLDATFLSTDDELAMDMAVQHLAALGHTTLGLVVGPRRLLQARGQALGFTRAVSARLGAAPDPATALVEHSALSVAAGQQAADRLLDRGATALLCGSDLVALGAVRAARCRGLSVPEDFSVVGYDDSAVTAFVDPPLTVVRPPAPAMGAAAVTALLDQISGVRLTGREYVFRPELVVRGSTARLRRGA, encoded by the coding sequence ATGGCGGAGCGGGCAGCGGGGCCGCAGGGCACGAGTCCCGGACGGGCGCGGGGGTCCCGGCTGGTCGCCCTGATCGTCCCCGGGCTGACCAAGCCGATCGCGTTCGCCCGGGCGGTCGACGACGGTCTGGCCCAGCACGGGTACACGTTGGTGCTGTGCACCCCGACACCGGGCGGGGCCACCGAGGACGACTTCGTCGACGTGCTGCTCGACCGCGGGGTCACCGGGCTGGTCTTCGTCGCCGGTCGCCACGCCGACTCGACGGCCGACCACGGGCGCTACCGGCAGCTGGCCGGGCGCGGGCTGCCGCTGGTCCTGGTCAACGGCTTCCTGCCCGACCTGGACGCGACGTTTCTGTCCACCGACGACGAGCTGGCCATGGACATGGCGGTGCAGCACCTGGCCGCGCTGGGGCACACGACGCTCGGCCTGGTGGTCGGGCCGCGACGGCTGCTGCAGGCCCGTGGCCAAGCGCTCGGCTTCACCCGGGCGGTGTCCGCCCGGCTGGGGGCGGCGCCGGACCCCGCGACGGCGCTGGTCGAGCACTCGGCGCTGTCGGTCGCGGCCGGCCAGCAGGCCGCCGACCGCCTGCTGGACCGGGGGGCGACCGCCCTCCTGTGCGGCTCCGACCTGGTCGCGCTCGGGGCGGTGCGCGCGGCACGCTGCAGGGGGCTGTCGGTGCCTGAGGACTTCTCGGTCGTGGGCTACGACGACAGTGCCGTCACCGCGTTCGTGGACCCACCGCTGACCGTGGTCCGCCCGCCGGCACCTGCCATGGGGGCGGCCGCCGTCACCGCACTGCTCGACCAGATCTCGGGTGTGCGGCTGACCGGGCGCGAGTACGTGTTCCGGCCCGAGCTGGTCGTCCGCGGCTCGACCGCGCGGCTGCGGCGAGGCGCCTGA
- a CDS encoding long-chain fatty acid--CoA ligase, translating into MATTTGTLDTSTYPKPADSLARLFYDRVAATPRAEAFRFPTSTGWTSVSWAQAAERVQTLAAGLLALGIQPEERVAIASGTRIEWLYADLAVMCAGAATTAVYPTTGGEDVAYILADSGSRIIFAEDDDQIAKLRAQRDHLPEVIRVVTFDGRADGEWVISLADLETLGAKQLTDHPTSVDDAVAAVRPEHLATLIYTSGTTGRPKGVELPHRCWTYLGAGAEAIKILRRDDLQYLWLPLSHSFGKMLAAVQLQIGFPTAVDGRIDKIVDNVAVIQPTFMAGPPRIYEKVHAKVVQTIQEEGGIKLKLFTWGFGVGDRVARDRLAGRSSSLATKAQFALADRLVLSKVRDRLGGRIRFMVSGSAALSADIAAWFLAAGLVVIEGYALTETGGGACIGDPERPKVGFTGPPLVGSELKIADDGEVLIRGPLVMRGYHNLPEETAQVLSADGWFATGDVGELDAAGRLRVTDRKKDLIKTSGGKYIAPQSIEVTFKAVCPLASQMIVHAEQRSYATALIALDPDALAQWGAAHGRTASDYPTLAADPAVHDYVQTCVEELNGRLNRWETIKGFRILDHDLSVEDDELTPSMKVKRRTMEVKYRSLFDSMYGARPPS; encoded by the coding sequence ATGGCGACGACCACGGGCACCCTGGACACCAGCACCTACCCGAAGCCGGCAGACTCGCTGGCGCGGTTGTTCTACGACCGGGTGGCCGCCACGCCCAGGGCCGAGGCGTTCCGGTTCCCCACCAGCACCGGCTGGACGTCGGTCAGCTGGGCGCAGGCCGCGGAGCGGGTCCAGACCCTGGCGGCCGGCCTGCTGGCTCTGGGGATCCAGCCGGAGGAGCGGGTCGCCATCGCCTCCGGCACCCGGATCGAGTGGCTGTACGCGGACCTGGCGGTCATGTGCGCCGGCGCCGCCACGACCGCCGTCTACCCCACCACCGGCGGTGAGGACGTCGCGTACATCCTGGCCGACAGCGGTTCGCGCATCATCTTCGCCGAGGACGACGACCAGATCGCCAAGCTGCGCGCCCAGCGCGACCACTTGCCCGAGGTGATCCGGGTGGTCACCTTCGACGGCCGGGCGGACGGGGAGTGGGTCATCAGCCTGGCCGACCTGGAGACCCTGGGCGCCAAGCAGCTGACCGACCACCCCACGTCGGTCGACGACGCCGTGGCCGCCGTCCGGCCCGAGCACCTGGCCACCTTGATCTACACCTCCGGCACCACCGGCCGGCCCAAGGGCGTCGAGCTGCCGCACCGGTGCTGGACGTACCTGGGCGCCGGGGCCGAGGCCATCAAGATCCTGCGCCGGGACGACCTGCAGTACCTGTGGCTGCCGCTGTCGCACTCGTTCGGCAAGATGCTCGCCGCCGTCCAGCTGCAGATCGGCTTCCCCACCGCCGTCGACGGCCGCATCGACAAGATCGTCGACAACGTGGCAGTCATCCAGCCGACCTTCATGGCGGGCCCACCGCGGATCTACGAGAAGGTGCACGCCAAGGTCGTGCAGACGATCCAGGAAGAAGGCGGGATCAAGCTCAAGCTGTTCACCTGGGGGTTCGGGGTGGGCGACCGGGTGGCCCGGGACCGGCTGGCGGGCCGCTCGTCGAGCCTCGCCACGAAGGCCCAGTTCGCGCTGGCCGACCGACTGGTGCTGTCGAAGGTCCGCGACCGGCTGGGCGGGCGGATCCGCTTCATGGTCTCCGGCAGTGCCGCCCTCTCGGCGGACATCGCCGCCTGGTTCCTCGCGGCCGGGCTGGTGGTCATCGAGGGGTACGCGCTGACCGAGACCGGCGGTGGGGCCTGCATCGGTGACCCCGAGCGCCCGAAGGTCGGGTTCACCGGCCCGCCGCTGGTCGGCTCCGAGCTCAAGATCGCGGACGACGGGGAGGTGCTGATCCGCGGCCCCCTGGTGATGCGCGGCTACCACAACCTGCCCGAGGAGACCGCCCAGGTGCTGTCGGCCGACGGGTGGTTCGCCACCGGTGACGTCGGCGAGCTGGACGCGGCGGGCCGGCTGCGGGTCACCGACCGGAAGAAGGACCTGATCAAGACCTCCGGTGGGAAGTACATCGCGCCGCAGTCCATCGAGGTCACGTTCAAGGCGGTCTGTCCGCTGGCCAGCCAGATGATCGTGCACGCCGAGCAGCGCAGCTACGCGACCGCCCTGATCGCGCTGGACCCCGACGCGCTGGCCCAGTGGGGTGCGGCGCACGGCCGGACGGCCAGCGACTACCCCACCTTGGCGGCGGACCCGGCGGTCCACGACTACGTGCAGACTTGCGTCGAGGAGCTCAACGGCCGGCTCAACCGCTGGGAGACCATCAAGGGCTTTCGGATCCTCGACCACGACCTGTCGGTCGAGGACGACGAGCTGACGCCCAGCATGAAGGTCAAGCGGCGGACCATGGAGGTGAAGTACCGGTCGCTGTTCGACTCCATGTACGGCGCTCGGCCGCCGAGTTGA
- a CDS encoding patatin-like phospholipase family protein has translation MERPRRVALSLGAGGARGYAHIGVLQVLQERGFEVVGIAAASMGALVGGLHAAGRLGDYADWVVTLTQMQVVRMLNVSRGSGGALRADRVLARVNELLDGVAIESLPIPYTAVATDLFARRPVWFQRGPLDVAVRASIAIPGMFSPVVVDGRVLVDGGLMDPMPVTPIAAIPCDLTVAVSLTGERNPHAAVAPAAEDGLMDAWAARIRRGTSTLLENELLRSVVGRLGAEPEPGSGGESAEDAQGEALPPGLRGFDVMTLSLEAMQAVIARYQLASYPPDVHVTISRDACRSIDFHRGAEMIELGRVTTEAALDEAGLVTA, from the coding sequence GTGGAGCGTCCGCGGCGGGTGGCGCTGTCCTTGGGGGCGGGCGGGGCCCGCGGCTACGCCCACATCGGGGTACTTCAGGTGCTCCAGGAGCGCGGCTTCGAGGTCGTCGGCATCGCAGCGGCGTCCATGGGGGCGCTGGTGGGCGGTCTGCATGCGGCGGGTCGGCTCGGGGACTACGCCGACTGGGTGGTGACGCTGACCCAGATGCAGGTGGTGCGGATGCTCAACGTCTCGCGCGGCAGCGGCGGGGCGTTGCGCGCCGACCGGGTGCTCGCGCGCGTGAACGAGCTGCTCGACGGCGTGGCGATCGAGAGCCTCCCGATCCCGTACACCGCCGTCGCCACCGACCTGTTCGCGCGAAGGCCCGTGTGGTTCCAGCGCGGGCCGCTGGACGTCGCGGTTCGCGCGTCGATCGCTATCCCTGGGATGTTCAGCCCGGTCGTGGTCGACGGCCGGGTCCTGGTGGACGGCGGTCTGATGGATCCGATGCCGGTCACGCCGATCGCCGCCATCCCCTGCGACCTCACGGTGGCGGTCTCCTTGACCGGTGAGCGCAACCCGCACGCCGCCGTGGCACCCGCGGCCGAGGACGGGCTGATGGATGCGTGGGCGGCCAGGATCCGCCGGGGCACCTCGACGCTGCTGGAGAACGAGCTGCTGCGCTCGGTGGTGGGGCGGCTGGGTGCCGAGCCCGAGCCGGGGTCCGGCGGTGAGTCAGCGGAGGACGCGCAGGGCGAGGCGCTCCCGCCCGGACTCCGAGGATTCGACGTGATGACCCTGTCGCTCGAGGCGATGCAGGCCGTGATCGCCCGCTACCAGCTCGCCAGCTACCCACCCGACGTCCACGTCACGATCTCCAGGGACGCCTGCCGCAGCATCGACTTCCACCGGGGCGCCGAGATGATCGAGCTCGGCCGGGTGACGACCGAGGCGGCACTCGACGAGGCGGGGCTGGTCACCGCCTGA
- a CDS encoding LacI family DNA-binding transcriptional regulator — protein sequence MTSLSGSDDGPAQPRATMRDVAALAGVSLKTVSRVVNGEPGVTEPLARKVRAAAERLQYRPNLGASSLRRSGGRTATIGLLLPDVANPFSSALHRAVEDVAVARGVAVLAASLDEDPDREVRLAGAFATRRVDGLIVVPASHDHGYLRAEQRAGTALVFVDRPPVLLDADAVLADGRAGAANGVRHLVGHGHRRIGFLGDLATITTAQDRLQGYRDALAAAGLADRPDLVRSDLRTVEQAESAALALLGRRHPPTALFAGQNLVTIGAIRALRRLGRQHEVALVGFDDFPLADLLEPAVTVVAQDPAAMGTLAARLLFARIDGDTDPTTTRVVPTRLVPRGSGELPPRG from the coding sequence ATGACATCGTTATCTGGCTCGGACGACGGCCCAGCGCAGCCGCGGGCCACCATGCGCGACGTTGCGGCCCTGGCCGGGGTCAGCCTCAAGACCGTGTCCCGGGTCGTCAACGGCGAGCCGGGGGTGACCGAGCCGCTGGCCCGCAAGGTGCGGGCCGCAGCCGAGCGGCTGCAGTACCGGCCCAACCTCGGGGCCAGCAGCCTGCGCCGTTCCGGCGGGCGGACGGCGACCATCGGCCTGCTGCTGCCGGACGTCGCCAACCCGTTCTCCTCGGCGCTGCACCGAGCCGTCGAGGATGTCGCCGTCGCGCGGGGCGTCGCCGTGCTGGCCGCCAGCCTGGACGAGGACCCCGACCGCGAGGTCCGGCTGGCCGGCGCGTTCGCCACCCGGCGGGTGGACGGGCTGATCGTCGTCCCGGCCAGCCACGACCACGGCTACCTGCGCGCGGAGCAGCGGGCCGGCACGGCGCTGGTCTTCGTGGACCGGCCCCCGGTGCTGCTGGACGCCGACGCCGTGCTCGCCGACGGGCGGGCCGGCGCGGCGAACGGGGTCCGCCACCTGGTCGGGCACGGGCACCGGCGGATCGGCTTCCTGGGCGACCTGGCCACGATCACGACCGCCCAGGACCGGCTGCAGGGCTACCGCGACGCCCTGGCCGCCGCGGGCCTGGCCGACCGGCCGGACCTCGTGCGCTCCGACCTGCGCACCGTCGAGCAGGCGGAGTCCGCGGCGCTGGCGCTGCTGGGCCGCAGACACCCGCCGACCGCGCTGTTCGCCGGGCAGAACCTGGTGACGATCGGCGCGATCCGGGCGCTGCGCCGGCTCGGCCGGCAGCACGAGGTCGCCCTGGTCGGCTTCGACGACTTCCCGCTGGCCGACCTGCTCGAGCCGGCGGTGACCGTCGTCGCGCAGGACCCGGCGGCCATGGGCACCCTGGCTGCGCGGCTGCTGTTCGCCCGCATCGACGGCGACACCGACCCGACCACCACCCGGGTGGTGCCGACCCGCCTGGTGCCGCGCGGCTCCGGCGAGCTGCCCCCGCGAGGCTGA